One window of the Fundidesulfovibrio soli genome contains the following:
- a CDS encoding GGDEF domain-containing protein: MKLDIMTLLVMNLIIVAVSVWATAILWVEHRRRYRGTGFWLASMVCQSAGLSLVLLKGLVPDYASIVLANLLIQSGSVGLLAGFAAFVGESAGQWRNVALLALFTGAMAVFTYLRPDMQARQITVSVVIILIMSQACWLLFRKAPPRFRAITNLAGYVLSGYIAASALRIAMTLANPLHTNDFFISGVADALAITLYTTLNACLSICLTLVVNRRLLADVQALKDEMEVMATHDALTGLPNRSLFRDRFAVALENAKRGGTMLAVMSIDLDGFKQVNDTLGHAAGDELLVQAAGRITGVLRRVDTVARFGGDEFVLLLWELETAQAAGLVAEKVLASLRSPFLLDGTAASVTASIGIALFPQNGDDAEGLVKKSDQALYLAKADGKDGFRFSS, encoded by the coding sequence ATGAAGCTCGACATCATGACCCTTCTGGTCATGAACCTCATCATCGTCGCCGTGAGCGTCTGGGCCACGGCAATCCTCTGGGTTGAGCACCGGCGCAGATATCGCGGCACAGGCTTCTGGCTGGCCAGCATGGTCTGCCAGTCCGCCGGCCTGAGCCTGGTGCTGCTCAAGGGACTGGTGCCGGATTACGCCAGCATCGTGCTGGCCAACCTGCTGATCCAGTCCGGCTCGGTGGGCCTGCTCGCCGGGTTCGCCGCCTTCGTGGGGGAGAGCGCCGGACAATGGCGCAACGTCGCGCTCCTGGCCCTGTTCACGGGGGCCATGGCGGTGTTCACCTACCTCCGGCCGGACATGCAGGCGCGCCAGATCACCGTTTCGGTGGTGATAATCCTGATCATGAGCCAGGCCTGCTGGCTGCTGTTCAGGAAGGCTCCGCCCCGTTTCAGGGCCATCACCAATCTCGCGGGCTACGTGCTGTCAGGCTACATCGCGGCCAGCGCGCTGCGCATCGCCATGACCCTGGCCAACCCACTGCACACCAACGATTTCTTCATTTCCGGCGTGGCGGACGCGCTGGCCATCACCTTGTACACCACCCTCAACGCCTGCCTTTCCATCTGCCTGACCCTGGTGGTCAACAGGCGGCTGCTCGCGGACGTCCAGGCCCTGAAGGACGAGATGGAGGTCATGGCCACGCACGACGCCCTGACGGGGCTGCCCAACAGGTCGCTCTTTCGCGACAGGTTTGCGGTGGCGCTGGAGAACGCCAAACGCGGCGGGACCATGCTGGCCGTCATGTCCATAGACCTCGACGGCTTCAAGCAGGTCAACGACACGCTGGGGCACGCCGCCGGCGACGAGCTGCTGGTGCAGGCGGCCGGGCGTATCACCGGCGTCCTGCGCCGGGTGGACACCGTGGCCCGCTTCGGGGGCGACGAGTTCGTGCTCCTGCTCTGGGAGCTGGAAACGGCCCAGGCCGCCGGGCTTGTTGCCGAAAAGGTCCTCGCGTCCCTGCGAAGCCCGTTTCTTCTGGATGGGACGGCCGCTTCCGTCACCGCGAGCATAGGTATCGCCCTGTTCCCCCAGAACGGGGACGACGCCGAGGGGCTTGTCAAGAAATCGGACCAGGCCCTCTATCTGGCCAAGGCGGACGGGAAGGACGGTTTCAGGTTTTCCAGCTGA
- the nudC gene encoding NAD(+) diphosphatase, producing MFQDIDPHTITYDPGRGAPDGQDHVVFVRDGQVLLCDSGGGPSLPRFGELPPALQGRADALTYMFSMDGAGFYGFTSEAEAFGPFGYSNMRLLFRLEPPQLAFACATAVHIAAWYGRNRYCGRCAAPMRPKADERALACPECGVVKYPNIHPVIIVGIVDGESLLLVKTARGEYRNYGLVAGFVEPGETLEAALAREVMEEVGLKVANLRYFKSQPWAFSQSLLMGFFADLDGDPAVTLDTAELAEARWFGRHELPAAESLMSLTWDMIEAFRNGGA from the coding sequence ATGTTTCAGGATATCGATCCCCACACGATCACATACGACCCCGGCAGGGGCGCGCCTGATGGGCAGGACCACGTCGTCTTCGTGAGGGACGGCCAGGTCCTGCTCTGTGACAGCGGCGGCGGGCCGTCGCTCCCCCGGTTCGGGGAGCTGCCGCCCGCGCTCCAGGGCCGGGCGGACGCGCTGACCTACATGTTCTCCATGGATGGCGCGGGTTTTTACGGTTTCACCTCCGAAGCCGAGGCCTTCGGGCCGTTCGGGTATTCGAACATGCGCCTGTTGTTCAGGTTGGAGCCGCCCCAGCTCGCCTTCGCCTGCGCCACGGCGGTCCACATCGCGGCCTGGTACGGCAGGAACCGCTACTGCGGCCGGTGCGCCGCGCCCATGCGGCCCAAGGCGGACGAGCGCGCCCTGGCTTGCCCGGAGTGCGGGGTGGTGAAATACCCGAACATCCACCCCGTGATCATCGTGGGCATCGTGGACGGCGAGTCCCTTCTGCTGGTGAAGACTGCGCGGGGCGAGTACCGCAATTACGGGCTGGTGGCCGGGTTCGTGGAACCGGGCGAGACGCTGGAGGCCGCCCTGGCGCGCGAGGTGATGGAGGAGGTGGGCCTCAAGGTGGCCAACCTGCGCTACTTCAAGAGCCAGCCCTGGGCCTTCTCCCAGTCCCTGCTGATGGGCTTCTTCGCGGACCTGGACGGCGACCCGGCCGTGACGCTGGACACCGCCGAACTGGCGGAGGCGCGTTGGTTCGGCCGGCACGAGCTGCCCGCTGCCGAATCCCTGATGAGCCTCACCTGGGACATGATCGAGGCCTTCCGCAACGGCGGGGCGTGA
- a CDS encoding putative bifunctional diguanylate cyclase/phosphodiesterase — MPLPSIGTRLYQLVVLMCLLVGLAISMLVLKRVDSHIQERTQEALRLDKALSSLDADEEAALRGETLAMPSGHLRVSENFKGQLTPEVEQMLATRGAVFDQLLTLTRRMEDEHTRVFSKLLDITDAIRYIHQHHAAYLQNLVNREAISVASPSDRDSRRRLNESANTELSIIRESLNIYTSLFDIHAVFFKLQQAGPEGVGELFHKHMARFNASISSFEDYSLDAQDGLLIEELLLTGKNFEQSFSGLVEMARERVRLLRQLAESKAALNVTTLKFLAEQDAEVRKAQLRSDILQTTFIAVIMVFAVLFIAYCSQLSKAVKRIASEAHMLQKDLGHRVDADSAWFDEFQAVFITFNTMAGTLGSQMGQLTSLAFNDTLTGLPNRTHLLHRLEIAIIASRKNPDYFFAVVFLDLDRFKIINDSLGHECGDEVLKTFGRTLGECVRDGDTVARLGGDEFAILLENLRTRREVIQVVKRIRARISKRISVSGFGLIVQASIGISINPKGQKPEDILRDADIAMYDAKKKGAGKFKVYTPRLGEQALRVLNMELDLRQAIERLEIEVYFQPIMELETGRLHGFEALARWRHPDHGAIPPSKFIPLAEETGLILPLGRLVLARACGYAARWNRALGPGQSLIVHVNLSPKQFCNAGLVQEVARELNANGLAAHLLNLEITETMLMASTINALSIMNRLKDLGVGLSLDDFGTGYSSLGNLRDFPVDTFKIDRSFITRLCHDKKTEDMVQLVLAMSRTLGKEVVAEGVENAGQVALLLSLGCRLVQGFYFSRPLSPQDMDAFIEFGVPQLQMA; from the coding sequence ATGCCTCTGCCCTCCATAGGAACCCGCCTCTACCAGCTTGTGGTCCTGATGTGCCTGCTCGTGGGGCTGGCCATCTCCATGCTGGTGCTGAAACGGGTCGACTCCCACATTCAGGAGCGGACGCAGGAGGCGCTCCGGCTCGACAAGGCCCTGAGCAGCCTCGACGCCGACGAGGAGGCGGCCCTGCGGGGCGAGACCCTCGCGATGCCCTCCGGGCACCTGCGGGTATCCGAGAACTTCAAGGGCCAACTGACCCCCGAGGTCGAACAGATGCTGGCCACGCGCGGTGCCGTTTTCGACCAGCTCCTGACCCTGACCCGGCGCATGGAGGACGAACACACCAGGGTCTTCTCCAAGCTGTTGGATATCACGGACGCCATCCGCTACATCCACCAGCACCATGCCGCCTACCTGCAGAACCTGGTCAACCGCGAGGCCATCTCGGTGGCCTCTCCCTCCGACCGCGACTCCCGGCGCAGGCTGAACGAGTCCGCCAACACGGAGCTGTCCATCATCCGCGAGTCCCTGAACATCTATACGTCCCTCTTCGACATCCACGCCGTGTTCTTCAAGCTGCAGCAGGCCGGGCCGGAGGGGGTCGGGGAACTCTTCCACAAACACATGGCCCGGTTCAACGCTTCGATCTCCTCCTTCGAGGACTACTCCCTGGACGCGCAGGACGGCCTGCTGATCGAGGAACTGCTGCTCACGGGCAAGAACTTCGAGCAGTCCTTTTCCGGGCTGGTGGAGATGGCCAGGGAGCGCGTGCGCCTCCTGCGGCAGCTGGCCGAGAGCAAGGCGGCCCTGAATGTCACCACGCTGAAATTCCTCGCCGAACAGGACGCCGAGGTGCGCAAGGCCCAGCTCCGGTCGGACATTCTCCAGACCACCTTCATCGCCGTCATCATGGTGTTCGCGGTCCTGTTCATCGCCTACTGCTCCCAGCTGTCCAAGGCGGTGAAGCGCATCGCCAGCGAGGCCCACATGCTCCAGAAGGACCTGGGGCACCGGGTGGACGCGGATTCGGCATGGTTCGACGAATTCCAGGCCGTCTTCATCACCTTCAACACCATGGCCGGGACTCTGGGCAGTCAGATGGGCCAGCTCACCTCCCTGGCGTTCAACGACACGCTCACCGGGCTGCCCAACAGGACGCACCTCCTGCACCGCCTGGAAATAGCGATCATCGCCTCGCGCAAGAACCCGGACTACTTCTTCGCCGTGGTGTTCCTGGACCTCGACCGCTTCAAGATCATCAACGACAGCCTGGGGCACGAGTGCGGGGACGAGGTGCTCAAGACCTTCGGGCGCACCCTCGGGGAGTGCGTCCGCGACGGCGACACGGTGGCCCGACTCGGCGGCGACGAGTTCGCCATCCTGCTGGAGAACCTGCGCACCCGGCGGGAGGTCATCCAGGTGGTCAAGCGGATCAGGGCCCGCATATCGAAACGCATCTCGGTGTCCGGGTTCGGGCTCATCGTCCAGGCGAGCATCGGCATCTCGATCAACCCCAAGGGGCAGAAGCCCGAGGACATCCTGCGCGACGCCGACATCGCCATGTACGACGCCAAGAAGAAGGGCGCGGGCAAGTTCAAGGTCTACACTCCGCGCCTTGGCGAACAGGCCCTGCGCGTCCTGAACATGGAGCTGGACCTTCGCCAGGCCATCGAAAGGCTGGAAATCGAGGTATACTTCCAGCCGATCATGGAGCTGGAAACGGGCAGGCTCCACGGCTTCGAGGCCCTGGCCCGCTGGCGCCACCCGGATCATGGGGCCATCCCCCCCTCCAAGTTCATCCCCCTGGCCGAGGAGACCGGGCTGATCCTGCCGCTGGGCAGGCTGGTGCTCGCCCGGGCCTGCGGATACGCGGCCCGCTGGAACAGGGCCCTCGGCCCCGGGCAGTCCTTGATCGTGCACGTGAACCTCTCGCCCAAGCAGTTCTGCAACGCCGGGCTGGTCCAGGAGGTTGCGCGCGAACTGAACGCCAACGGGCTGGCCGCTCACCTGCTGAACCTGGAGATCACGGAGACCATGCTCATGGCCAGCACCATCAACGCCCTGAGCATCATGAACAGGCTCAAGGACCTGGGGGTCGGCCTCTCCCTGGACGACTTCGGGACCGGCTACTCCTCCCTTGGCAACCTCCGCGACTTCCCCGTGGACACCTTCAAGATCGACCGCTCGTTCATCACCAGGCTCTGCCACGACAAGAAAACCGAGGACATGGTCCAGCTGGTGCTGGCCATGTCCAGGACGTTGGGCAAGGAGGTGGTCGCGGAAGGGGTGGAGAACGCCGGGCAGGTCGCGCTGTTGCTCAGCCTGGGGTGCAGGCTGGTGCAGGGTTTCTATTTTTCCCGCCCCTTGAGCCCCCAGGACATGGACGCCTTCATAGAGTTCGGCGTGCCGCAACTCCAGATGGCCTGA
- a CDS encoding rhodanese-like domain-containing protein gives MAVAIKNQGYTNIKIYNGGIKDWKKAGLPVASIEPLPEYSGAMVTGEEVYAIMQRSENCTDENGNPLLTILDFRIENSLEEADGGLKRIKTRCPVITCLLDEVRLPEQRARIPKEGLVVTITETGNRDDVAMRYLSLFGYTNVKGLEFGMRGWIKSKLPIE, from the coding sequence GTGGCGGTCGCCATCAAGAACCAGGGTTACACGAACATCAAGATCTACAACGGCGGCATCAAGGACTGGAAAAAGGCCGGGCTGCCCGTGGCCTCCATCGAACCCCTGCCGGAATATTCCGGCGCGATGGTCACCGGGGAGGAGGTTTACGCCATCATGCAGCGCAGCGAGAACTGCACGGACGAAAACGGCAACCCGCTGCTGACCATCCTCGACTTCCGCATCGAGAACTCGCTGGAGGAGGCGGACGGCGGCCTGAAGCGCATCAAGACGCGCTGCCCTGTGATCACCTGCCTGCTGGACGAGGTGCGCCTGCCGGAACAGCGGGCCCGCATACCCAAGGAGGGGCTCGTGGTCACCATCACGGAGACGGGCAACCGGGACGATGTAGCCATGCGCTACCTGAGCCTGTTCGGCTACACGAATGTGAAGGGTCTGGAGTTCGGCATGCGCGGATGGATCAAGAGCAAGCTGCCCATAGAATAG
- a CDS encoding rhodanese-like domain-containing protein, translating into MKFLMVPLMTFLLWPFPASAFDRFDIVTTEQVREMLTAREAGTGEDFLLVNTLDDIIYHHEHIPGSVSLPWTRVADYEPVLGGDKAKCLVFY; encoded by the coding sequence ATGAAATTCCTCATGGTCCCCCTGATGACGTTCCTGTTGTGGCCGTTCCCTGCGTCCGCCTTCGACCGTTTCGACATCGTGACCACCGAACAGGTCCGGGAGATGCTCACCGCCCGCGAGGCGGGCACCGGCGAGGACTTCCTGCTGGTCAACACCCTGGACGACATCATCTACCATCACGAGCACATCCCCGGGTCCGTGAGCCTGCCCTGGACCCGGGTGGCCGACTACGAGCCCGTGCTCGGCGGCGACAAGGCCAAGTGCCTCGTCTTCTACTGA
- a CDS encoding transporter substrate-binding domain-containing protein, with product MTRTVSGVTFALAVMLSTLVFPAPGLCAEAALTDLERYYLEKEGDVALCVDPDWVPFESINEKGEHEGIAADLLKLVSERTGLRFRLVPTNSWEQSLDYSRNGRCQALSFLNETRARSEWLSFSEPIFTDVNVFITREEHDFISDPGGLVNETLVLPRGTSIEEFIRKDYPNIKVVIVESEADAFRMVSERKADMALRSMIMAAYTIKKGGWFNLKIAGQLPEYTNKLRVGLVKDKEKLVGIVNRGIRSISGQDRGAIVNRHVSINVQTVVDYSLLYKVSAVLLGVVALAGAWVWQLRRHNRELERISRTDALTGLANRTKLNAVVATSAPGPSAAGGPSPSC from the coding sequence TTGACCCGCACCGTCTCCGGCGTGACGTTCGCCCTTGCGGTCATGCTGTCCACGCTGGTCTTCCCTGCCCCGGGGCTTTGCGCGGAGGCGGCGTTGACCGACCTGGAGCGCTATTACCTCGAGAAGGAAGGTGATGTGGCGCTCTGCGTGGATCCAGACTGGGTCCCCTTCGAATCGATCAACGAGAAGGGTGAGCATGAGGGCATAGCGGCCGACCTGCTCAAGCTCGTTTCGGAGAGGACGGGCCTGCGTTTCCGCCTGGTCCCGACAAACTCTTGGGAGCAGAGCCTGGACTACTCCAGGAACGGTCGGTGCCAGGCCCTGAGCTTCCTCAACGAGACCCGCGCCAGGAGCGAATGGCTGTCGTTCAGCGAGCCAATATTCACGGACGTCAACGTCTTCATCACCCGCGAGGAGCACGACTTCATCTCGGACCCGGGGGGCCTGGTGAACGAGACCCTGGTGCTGCCCAGGGGCACCTCCATCGAAGAGTTCATCAGGAAGGACTACCCCAACATCAAGGTCGTCATCGTGGAGAGCGAGGCGGACGCCTTCAGGATGGTCTCGGAGCGCAAGGCGGACATGGCCCTGCGCTCGATGATCATGGCCGCCTACACCATCAAGAAGGGGGGCTGGTTCAACCTCAAGATCGCGGGCCAGCTGCCGGAATACACGAACAAGCTGCGCGTCGGCCTCGTGAAGGACAAGGAGAAGCTGGTCGGCATCGTCAACCGCGGCATCAGGTCCATCAGCGGTCAGGACCGCGGGGCCATCGTCAACAGGCACGTCTCCATCAACGTGCAGACCGTGGTGGACTATTCCCTGCTGTACAAGGTTTCCGCGGTGCTGCTGGGGGTCGTGGCCCTGGCCGGCGCCTGGGTCTGGCAGCTCAGGAGGCACAACAGGGAGTTGGAGCGCATCTCCAGGACCGACGCCCTCACGGGTCTGGCCAACAGGACCAAGCTCAACGCCGTGGTGGCTACGAGTGCGCCAGGGCCAAGCGCAGCGGGCGGCCCCTCTCCCTCGTGCTGA
- a CDS encoding GGDEF domain-containing protein, producing MLIDLDFFKLINDELGHLAGDRVLAEVGALLRANVRDIDVPGRWGGEEFLIVCPETDAESALKVAERIVAVIAGHGFSSKRPQTASAGVAALADGDEPDGLLSRADAALY from the coding sequence GTGCTGATCGACCTGGATTTCTTCAAGCTCATCAACGACGAACTGGGGCACCTGGCGGGCGACCGCGTGCTCGCGGAAGTCGGGGCGCTGCTGCGGGCCAACGTCCGGGATATCGACGTGCCCGGCAGGTGGGGCGGCGAGGAATTCCTGATCGTGTGCCCCGAGACGGACGCCGAAAGCGCGCTCAAGGTCGCGGAAAGGATCGTGGCCGTGATCGCTGGGCACGGCTTCTCAAGCAAGAGGCCGCAGACGGCCAGCGCCGGGGTGGCGGCCCTGGCCGATGGCGACGAGCCGGACGGCCTGCTCTCCCGGGCGGACGCGGCCCTGTACTAG